From one Alosa alosa isolate M-15738 ecotype Scorff River chromosome 5, AALO_Geno_1.1, whole genome shotgun sequence genomic stretch:
- the prnpa gene encoding prion protein a, with protein MAMPCGALGGAVLGSMVRPGYGGGHGYGGGYGGYGYPRYGSGYGSRSYAASGTGAYVDGEFRNETDMEYYMSGVADTRVSQTCNILLGSALSFIIGHWAL; from the coding sequence ATGGCGATGCCTTGTGGGgcactagggggcgctgtgcTCGGCTCCATGGTTCGGCCTGGGTACGGCGGCGGTCACGGTTACGGAGGCGGCTACGGTGGCTATGGCTACCCCAGGTACGGCAGCGGGTACGGGAGCAGGAGCTATGCGGCTTCAGGCACCGGCGCCTACGTGGACGGAGAGTTCCGGAATGAGACGGATATGGAATACTACATGAGTGGCGTCGCCGACACCAGAGTGTCCCAGACATGCAACATCCTGCTGGGATCGGCACTCTCCTTCATCATCGGACACTGGGCACTGTGA
- the ccdc92 gene encoding coiled-coil domain-containing protein 92: MASVSVTLENQLHSAQKNLLFLQQDHANTLKGLHAEIRRLQQHCTDLTYELTVKSSDPTDSSEARCRALHERCEELEEQLREKEEENAELLRDLEQKTAMISVLEGTLREREKKYLDELKLKSQRLAALSGELEQRASTIAYLTSQLHATKRRLLAGGGSSADAVAAATPPAGGGASGASPAPSPSSSSPAYRPAPPAQPQPQDTPTRRRMRKSLSQPLHAEWAELYRQGAGPEGRRLILREALEAMPDPTPFLQPRDPSHAATPAPHHPPQPLHKSRPAVIPPIVAASERNDLSGAESGSPTPTGTPTRLPAVPSASSFSPRGSPARHQRAHGGAGTHVGVAHRIPHSPQPGSPSGTAPQGIAPQAQPHPPSRPIHAELQTLAVDQVNGGAKVVSQADRTEGIA, from the exons ATGGCGTCGGTGAGCGTAACATTGGAGAACCAACTCCACAGCGCTCAGAAGAACCTGCTTTTCCTCCAGCAGGACCACGCCAACACTCTCAAAGGCCTGCACGCTGAAATACGGCGCTTACAGCAGCACTGCactg ACCTGACATATGAGCTGACAGTGAAGAGCTCAGATCCAACTG ACAGCAGTGAGGCGCGATGCCGCGCGCTGCACGAGCGCtgtgaggagctggaggagcagctacgagagaaggaggaggagaacgcGGAGCTGCTGCGCGACCTGGAGCAGAAGACGGCCATGATCTCCGTGCTGGAGGGCACGCTGCGGGAGCGCGAGAAGAAGTACCTGGACGAGCTCAAGCTCAAGAGCCAGCGGCTGGCCGCGCTGTCCGGCGAGCTGGAGCAGAGGGCCAGCACCATCGCCTACCTCACCTCGCAGCTGCACGCCACCAAGCGCCGCCTGCTGGCGGGGGGCGGGTCGTCCGCTGACGCCGTCGCCGCGGCAACACCACCGGCGGGGGGAGGGGCGAGTGGTGCGAGCCCAGCCCCGAGCCCGTCATCGTCGTCCCCCGCCTACCGGCCCGCCCCGCCTGCCCAGCCGCAGCCTCAGGACACGCCCACTCGCCGCCGCATGCGCAAGAGCCTGTCGCAGCCGCTGCACGCCGAGTGGGCGGAGCTCTACCGGCAGGGGGCGGGGCCCGAGGGCCGTCGGCTCATCCTGAGGGAGGCGTTGGAGGCCATGCCCGACCCCACGCCCTTCCTGCAGCCGCGCGACCCCTCCCACGCCGCGACGCCAGCCCCCCACCATCCCCCGCAGCCGCTACACAAGAGCCGGCCTGCCGTCATCCCCCCCATCGTCGCCGCCTCCGAGCGCAACGACCTCTCCGGGGCGGAGTCAGGCTCGCCCACCCCCACTGGGACCCCCACCCGCCTACCCGCAGTGCCCTCCGCCTCCTCCTTCAGCCCCAGGGGCAGCCCTGCTCGCCACCAGAGGGCTCACGGTGGGGCGGGTACCCACGTGGGGGTGGCACACCGCATCCCCCACTCCCCCCAGCCCGGCTCCCCCAGCGGCACGGCCCCCCAGGGCATCGCCCCCCAGGCCCAGCCGCACCCCCCCTCGCGTCCCATCCACGCCGAGCTGCAGACGCTGGCGGTGGACCAGGTCAACGGCGGCGCCAAGGTGGTTAGCCAGGCGGACAGAACAG AGGGCATCGCCTAG